One Gemmatimonadaceae bacterium DNA window includes the following coding sequences:
- the udk gene encoding uridine kinase has translation MKPLIIGIAGGTGSGKSTVARRVAEQLSHASVAFIDMDAYYRNFVHLPIEERRQVNWDHPDAFDLDLLVEQLQQLVSGTGIEKPIYDFVTHTRRAETRRVPPADVIVVDGILLFVDERVRDLCDVKVFVDAEADIRLARRIKRDMAKRGRPLEDILQQYMTTVRPMHEQFVEPSKRYADVIVPRGGHNAVAIEMITAKIQRRFDAAGAESRDSVRDSVREGAREGARA, from the coding sequence GTGAAGCCGCTCATCATCGGCATCGCGGGAGGGACGGGGTCGGGGAAGTCGACGGTGGCGCGGCGCGTCGCGGAGCAGTTGTCCCACGCGTCGGTGGCCTTCATCGACATGGATGCGTACTACCGCAACTTCGTGCACCTGCCGATCGAGGAACGGCGCCAGGTCAACTGGGACCATCCCGATGCCTTCGACCTCGACCTGCTGGTGGAGCAGCTGCAACAGCTGGTGTCGGGGACGGGGATCGAGAAACCGATCTACGACTTCGTGACGCATACGAGACGTGCGGAGACGCGACGGGTTCCCCCCGCCGACGTGATCGTGGTCGACGGAATCCTCCTGTTCGTGGATGAACGGGTGCGCGATCTCTGCGACGTGAAGGTCTTCGTCGACGCCGAGGCCGACATTCGCCTCGCGCGCCGCATCAAGCGCGACATGGCCAAGCGGGGGCGCCCGCTGGAGGACATCCTGCAGCAATACATGACGACCGTGCGCCCCATGCACGAGCAGTTCGTGGAACCCAGCAAGCGCTACGCGGACGTGATCGTCCCGCGCGGCGGCCACAACGCCGTGGCCATCGAGATGATCACGGCCAAGATCCAACGCCGCTTCGACGCGGCTGGCGCTGAGTCGCGCGACAGCGTTCGCGACAGCGTCCGCGAAGGCGCGCGCGAAGGCGCGCGGGCATGA
- a CDS encoding response regulator transcription factor yields the protein MTARPAAGSERVLVVDDEPDIVALVAYHLVKAGYRVSTAASGPDAVAEARRERPALVVLDLMLPGMSGFEVLEQLRADEVTRDVAVLMLTARKDEPDRIKGLSLGADDYLTKPFSPQELILRVGAILRRLQAGQQPPGETLRVGPIAIDRAAHRVHVDGREIELTPTEYKLLLTLAERRGRVQARAHLLETVWDAAPDIQTRTVDMHVQRLRTKLESAGELIETVRGFGYRLKAAQPRSA from the coding sequence ATGACGGCGCGCCCGGCCGCAGGGAGCGAGCGCGTGCTCGTCGTCGACGACGAACCGGATATCGTCGCCCTCGTCGCCTATCACCTGGTGAAGGCAGGCTACCGCGTCTCCACCGCCGCCTCGGGCCCCGACGCGGTGGCCGAGGCGCGACGGGAGCGCCCCGCCCTGGTCGTCCTCGACCTCATGCTCCCCGGGATGTCGGGCTTCGAGGTTCTGGAGCAGCTCCGCGCCGATGAGGTCACGCGCGACGTGGCGGTCCTCATGCTCACGGCGCGCAAGGACGAACCGGATCGCATCAAGGGGCTGTCGTTAGGTGCGGACGACTACCTCACCAAGCCATTCTCGCCGCAGGAACTCATCCTGCGCGTGGGTGCCATCCTGCGCCGGCTGCAGGCGGGGCAACAGCCGCCGGGGGAGACGCTGCGCGTGGGTCCCATCGCGATCGACCGCGCCGCGCACCGCGTGCACGTGGACGGGCGCGAGATCGAGCTCACGCCGACCGAATACAAGCTCCTCCTCACGCTGGCCGAGCGTCGCGGGCGCGTGCAGGCCCGCGCGCACCTGCTGGAAACGGTGTGGGACGCGGCCCCCGACATCCAGACGCGCACCGTGGACATGCACGTGCAGCGCCTTCGCACCAAGTTGGAGTCGGCCGGCGAGTTGATCGAGACCGTGCGGGGATTCGGCTATCGCCTCAAGGCGGCCCAACCACGCAGTGCGTGA
- a CDS encoding HAMP domain-containing protein → MRLSRRLLAGSLLLIGVLVLLVVVALDWRLGLRLHDETEAELWREARFIAAAWHPGVDADSLANAAGEALGHRVTLIDSSGKVIGDSEFDAPALGRLENHRTRPEVIQALQAGQGSSVRRSPSAGDEELYAALRTPFGVARVSISTSLQTAIVRRVQGDVLSVAIVATLVALLLAVLFARSVTRPILELRDDAQAIAGGDLARRPSLVAPGEVGELASAFHRLAEQLSARVAALEADDALLRALTEALNEGIVALDGRQQVQHMNAGARRLLGARDPLPFPADRLPRDRVLREALAAAFAGFATDAIETTLNDRAVTLTARALDGGGAVLALLDVTTIRRLEKVRRDFVANVSHELRTPLTVVNGFAETLQDPSLTPEDRTRFSATILSNTNRMQRIVDDLLDLSRIESGGWRPAPDDVDIRAVAQETFAGARAIADRKRVALQSEIGDDLHVVHADPTALRQVLGNLVDNALRHTTAGHVTIAAIREDNGVRLTVRDTGSGIPAEHLPRIFERFYRVDAARSRQEGGTGLGLAIVKHMVEAHGGRVTAESTAGVGTSVSAWFPDRARPYAGDTATGASGAGDT, encoded by the coding sequence GTGAGGCTCTCCCGTCGGCTGCTCGCCGGTTCGCTCCTGCTCATCGGCGTGCTCGTGCTGCTGGTGGTGGTGGCGCTCGACTGGCGGCTGGGGCTCAGGCTGCACGACGAGACCGAGGCGGAACTGTGGCGTGAGGCGAGATTCATCGCCGCCGCGTGGCACCCCGGCGTCGACGCCGACTCGCTCGCCAACGCCGCCGGCGAGGCGCTGGGACATCGCGTCACGCTCATCGACTCGTCAGGCAAGGTCATCGGCGATTCCGAGTTCGACGCGCCGGCGCTGGGGCGGCTCGAGAACCATCGCACGCGCCCCGAAGTCATCCAGGCGCTGCAGGCGGGGCAGGGATCGTCGGTGCGTCGTTCCCCGTCCGCTGGCGACGAGGAGCTGTATGCGGCGCTGCGCACGCCGTTTGGCGTAGCGCGCGTCTCCATCTCCACGTCGTTGCAGACGGCGATCGTCCGCCGGGTGCAAGGCGACGTCCTCTCCGTCGCCATCGTCGCCACGCTGGTGGCGCTCCTGCTCGCCGTCCTCTTCGCGCGCTCGGTCACGCGCCCCATCCTTGAGCTGCGCGACGACGCGCAGGCCATTGCCGGCGGCGACCTCGCGCGCCGCCCCTCGCTCGTTGCGCCTGGCGAAGTGGGCGAGCTGGCCTCGGCGTTCCATCGCCTGGCCGAGCAGCTCTCGGCGCGCGTGGCCGCACTCGAGGCCGACGACGCGTTGCTGCGCGCCCTCACCGAGGCACTCAACGAAGGAATAGTCGCCCTCGACGGACGGCAGCAGGTGCAGCACATGAATGCCGGCGCGCGCCGCCTGCTGGGGGCGCGCGATCCGCTCCCCTTCCCCGCCGACCGCCTCCCCCGCGATCGCGTGTTGCGCGAGGCACTCGCCGCGGCCTTCGCCGGCTTCGCCACCGACGCAATCGAGACCACGCTCAACGACCGCGCCGTCACGCTCACCGCCCGAGCGCTGGATGGTGGAGGCGCCGTCCTCGCGCTGCTCGATGTCACCACCATACGCCGCCTCGAGAAGGTGCGCCGCGACTTCGTTGCCAACGTCTCGCACGAACTGCGCACCCCGCTCACGGTGGTGAACGGCTTCGCCGAGACGCTGCAGGACCCCTCGCTGACCCCGGAGGATCGCACGCGCTTCAGCGCCACCATCCTCTCCAACACAAACCGGATGCAGCGCATCGTCGACGACCTTCTCGACCTGTCGCGCATCGAGTCCGGCGGGTGGCGCCCAGCGCCCGACGACGTGGACATCCGCGCCGTCGCGCAAGAGACCTTTGCCGGCGCGCGCGCCATTGCCGACCGCAAGCGCGTTGCCCTGCAATCGGAGATTGGCGACGACCTCCACGTCGTGCACGCCGACCCCACCGCGCTGCGTCAGGTCCTTGGAAACCTCGTGGACAACGCGCTGCGCCACACCACTGCCGGCCACGTGACCATCGCCGCCATTCGCGAGGACAACGGTGTGCGCCTCACGGTGCGCGACACCGGATCAGGAATCCCGGCCGAGCACCTCCCGCGCATCTTCGAGCGCTTCTACCGCGTCGATGCCGCCCGCTCGCGTCAGGAAGGGGGGACGGGGCTCGGCCTGGCGATCGTGAAGCACATGGTCGAGGCGCACGGCGGACGTGTCACGGCGGAGAGCACCGCCGGGGTGGGGACGAGCGTCAGCGCCTGGTTCCCCGACCGTGCGCGACCATACGCCGGCGACACGGCGACCGGGGCGAGCGGGGCGGGCGACACCTAA
- a CDS encoding TonB-dependent receptor, giving the protein MPRRILDSLARARHVALALAGSVCLLNGIGAPRPLHAQSTAPAGRIVGRVIDVASGLGLSDVGIQVVGTTLGAMSGVDGRYTIASIPAGTVTLQFRRIGYTPKTVTGIMLGADRTLAQDVTLSTAAITLAAQTVTASAERGSVADALDAQRTATGIVNAITAEQIAKSPDSDAAQAVQRVSGVTVQDGRYVFVRGLGERYTVTQLNGARMPSPEPERRVVPLDLFPTGMLQSVTTAKTFTPDQQGDFSGAQVDIRTREFPARRTFTWQSSAGYNGGVTGQSILGSVNAGGEPFAMGRSNRALPALVRSAGNFQHIELTQGDKNRLVGTFRDAWTPGQRNALPNGSMAMSVGGNDPILAQRIGYLLSGTYSYSEELRTGQRRALAQRGSTPGTTNEIDRFEGSTANQGTLWGGLLNLSTLLGGATRVSLNNTYNRTSDNDARVERGSFENEGIAARIDRMQYVERSVRSSQLAVEHQLGERHRIDWQVTTSGVRRDEPDRSEFVSEIVNPGAANEQQLWLSTGNGGAVRTFSTLTEDANEGRANYLLTFSGFGRPQMLKVGGLWRGTDRDADSRSYSISAPRISLADRALPASQLFDGRFTTPTSSVFEIAPLSQGGAYSASDRLTAGYLMADLALSDRLRLITGARYERDDLTVNAQSTLGQPVVTQKLWNDLLPSAALNVKLGEYQSVRVSVSRTLARPEYRELSPIKSRDVLNGDDLEGNPNLVRTRIDNADIRWEWYPDAAEIVSVSLFAKAFSDPIERVYKSAGAQRFLAYVNAERATNYGVEFELRKGLGMFAQALRALTAFTNLTVMSSTITLGDSARQASTNPSRAMVGQAPYVLNAGLTYASANGATSATLLFNRVGDRIDAAGDQPLPDVKELARNVLDLSLRFPLAGALSARFDARNLLDAPYQTVQGTVVREYWRTGRTIQLGFQFRP; this is encoded by the coding sequence ATGCCCCGTCGCATCCTCGACTCCCTCGCGCGAGCGCGCCATGTCGCGCTCGCGCTGGCGGGATCGGTCTGCCTCCTGAACGGTATCGGCGCACCGCGCCCCCTGCACGCCCAGTCGACAGCGCCTGCCGGACGCATTGTCGGGCGCGTGATCGACGTCGCCAGCGGCCTCGGACTCTCCGACGTCGGCATCCAGGTGGTCGGCACCACGTTAGGCGCCATGTCGGGCGTGGACGGCCGCTACACGATCGCCAGCATCCCGGCCGGCACGGTCACCCTCCAGTTCCGCCGCATTGGCTACACGCCGAAAACAGTCACCGGCATCATGCTGGGCGCCGACAGGACACTGGCGCAGGACGTGACGCTTTCGACGGCGGCCATCACCCTCGCCGCCCAGACGGTCACCGCCAGCGCCGAGCGTGGCTCGGTGGCCGACGCGCTCGACGCGCAGCGCACCGCCACCGGCATCGTCAACGCCATCACCGCCGAGCAGATCGCGAAGAGCCCGGACTCCGACGCCGCGCAGGCCGTGCAGCGCGTGAGCGGCGTGACGGTGCAGGACGGACGCTACGTCTTCGTGCGCGGACTGGGCGAGCGCTACACCGTGACGCAGCTCAACGGCGCGCGCATGCCAAGCCCCGAGCCCGAACGCCGCGTCGTCCCGCTCGATCTCTTCCCTACCGGCATGCTGCAGTCGGTGACGACGGCCAAGACCTTCACTCCCGACCAGCAGGGAGACTTCTCCGGGGCGCAGGTCGACATCAGGACGCGCGAGTTTCCGGCGCGCCGCACCTTCACCTGGCAGAGCAGCGCGGGGTACAACGGCGGCGTCACCGGACAGTCGATCCTGGGGAGCGTGAATGCCGGCGGCGAACCGTTTGCCATGGGACGCTCCAACCGCGCGCTGCCGGCGCTGGTGCGCTCGGCGGGCAACTTCCAGCACATCGAGCTGACGCAGGGCGACAAGAACCGTCTGGTGGGAACCTTTCGCGACGCCTGGACGCCGGGGCAGCGCAACGCCCTCCCCAACGGCTCGATGGCGATGTCGGTCGGCGGCAATGATCCGATCCTCGCTCAGCGCATCGGCTACCTCCTCTCAGGAACGTACAGCTACTCGGAGGAGCTGCGCACCGGCCAGCGCCGCGCCCTTGCCCAGCGCGGCTCGACGCCAGGCACCACCAACGAGATCGATCGCTTCGAGGGATCGACGGCCAACCAGGGGACGCTGTGGGGTGGGCTGCTCAACCTCAGCACGCTGCTGGGAGGGGCGACGCGCGTCTCGCTCAACAACACCTACAATCGCACCAGCGATAACGACGCGCGCGTCGAGCGCGGATCGTTCGAGAACGAAGGGATCGCGGCGCGCATCGATCGCATGCAGTACGTGGAGCGCTCGGTGCGCTCGTCGCAGCTCGCCGTCGAGCACCAGCTCGGCGAGCGGCACCGCATCGACTGGCAGGTCACGACGTCGGGCGTGCGCCGCGACGAACCCGACCGTTCGGAGTTTGTCTCGGAGATCGTGAACCCCGGCGCCGCCAACGAGCAACAGTTGTGGCTGTCGACCGGCAACGGCGGCGCGGTGCGCACCTTCTCCACCCTCACCGAGGACGCCAACGAGGGGCGGGCGAACTACCTCCTTACCTTCAGCGGCTTCGGGCGTCCGCAGATGCTCAAGGTCGGCGGGCTGTGGCGCGGCACCGATCGCGACGCCGACTCACGTTCGTACTCCATCAGCGCGCCACGCATATCGCTGGCCGACCGCGCGCTCCCCGCCTCGCAGCTCTTCGACGGGCGCTTCACCACCCCGACCTCATCGGTCTTCGAAATCGCCCCGCTGTCGCAGGGCGGCGCGTATTCGGCGAGCGACCGCCTAACGGCCGGCTACCTCATGGCCGACCTCGCCCTCTCCGACCGCCTGCGCCTCATCACCGGCGCCCGCTACGAGCGCGACGACCTCACCGTCAACGCGCAGTCGACGTTAGGCCAGCCGGTGGTGACGCAGAAGCTGTGGAACGACCTCCTCCCCTCGGCGGCGCTCAACGTCAAGCTGGGCGAGTACCAGTCCGTACGCGTTTCAGTGTCGCGTACGCTGGCGCGCCCCGAGTACCGCGAACTCTCGCCCATCAAGAGCCGCGACGTCCTCAACGGCGACGACCTCGAGGGGAACCCGAACCTCGTGCGCACGCGCATCGACAACGCCGACATCCGCTGGGAGTGGTACCCCGACGCCGCGGAGATCGTGAGCGTGTCGCTCTTCGCCAAGGCGTTCTCCGACCCCATCGAGCGCGTGTACAAGAGCGCCGGCGCGCAACGCTTCCTGGCCTACGTGAACGCCGAGCGGGCGACTAACTACGGCGTGGAGTTCGAGCTGCGGAAGGGGCTCGGGATGTTCGCGCAGGCGCTGCGAGCGCTGACGGCCTTCACCAACCTCACCGTGATGTCCTCGACGATCACGCTCGGCGACTCCGCACGCCAGGCGTCGACCAACCCGTCGCGCGCCATGGTGGGACAGGCGCCGTACGTGCTGAACGCGGGGCTCACCTACGCGAGCGCGAACGGTGCCACGAGCGCCACGCTCCTCTTCAACCGCGTGGGCGATCGCATCGATGCCGCGGGCGACCAGCCGCTGCCTGACGTGAAGGAACTCGCGCGCAATGTCCTCGACCTCTCGCTGCGATTCCCGCTTGCCGGTGCGCTCAGCGCCAGGTTCGACGCCCGCAACCTGCTCGACGCCCCCTACCAGACCGTGCAGGGGACGGTCGTGCGCGAGTACTGGCGCACCGGACGCACCATCCAGCTCGGCTTCCAGTTCCGACCCTGA
- a CDS encoding fibronectin type III domain-containing protein, which produces MIPFSQQLLRSAVATGVLCTLAACGDSDSPGAPDRPSPPLGLSATALSSSSIRVSFNSAAGDNSYVVERAEGAGTFAMAGSVTAPATAGAVTFADANLKRETLYRYRVKAQRGTQESDYTNETAATTLAFGSAAKDITADITSNTTFNADTAYTLKGFIHVTNGATLTIQPGTTIKGDYATLGSSLFVMRGAKIQAVGTVDAPIVFTSSRGVGQRSPGDWGGVIIIGNARSSRDGDVEVEGSGTDGTTVASGKNYRVLYSGGTSDTDSSGELKYVRVEFAGFAPSVNNELNSFTFAAVGSGTRLSYLESLSGLDDSFEFFGGTVDGSYLVSYESGDDHFDMSEGYRGRLQYLVAYQSTVLTPRTGAGSVSTDPQGIENDGCNGTGCTNGFDQAPFTTPVVANYSLVGTGDASTSGASGGVGVMLRRGTGGYYVNGVLARWPRSAIAVRDAETYKRAGNAPIPDIATSDLAVRNILIASSGTTFETGSARYAFDIAGNAITVNPTLAITDLFTAIPDVASPNTTAASFDWTPKAGSAAAAGGLAAFTGKLATAAGAAVTGTPYLGAAAPGGSKWWQGWTYYARQ; this is translated from the coding sequence ATGATACCGTTCTCCCAGCAGCTCCTCCGCAGCGCCGTGGCAACCGGCGTGTTGTGCACGCTCGCCGCCTGTGGCGACAGCGACAGTCCCGGCGCGCCGGACCGTCCGTCGCCACCACTGGGCCTCTCCGCAACCGCGCTCTCGTCGTCGAGCATTCGCGTCTCCTTCAACAGTGCGGCTGGCGACAACAGCTACGTCGTCGAGCGCGCCGAGGGGGCCGGCACCTTCGCGATGGCCGGTTCAGTCACCGCCCCCGCCACCGCGGGCGCCGTCACCTTCGCCGACGCCAACCTCAAGCGCGAAACGCTCTATCGCTATCGCGTGAAGGCGCAGCGCGGCACGCAGGAAAGCGACTACACGAACGAAACAGCAGCCACCACGCTCGCCTTCGGCAGCGCCGCCAAGGACATCACCGCCGACATCACGAGCAACACGACCTTCAACGCCGACACCGCGTACACGCTCAAGGGCTTCATCCACGTCACCAACGGCGCCACGCTCACCATCCAGCCGGGGACGACGATCAAGGGCGACTACGCCACCCTCGGGTCGTCGCTCTTCGTCATGCGCGGCGCGAAAATCCAGGCGGTCGGCACCGTCGATGCGCCCATCGTCTTCACGTCGTCGCGCGGCGTTGGCCAGCGATCGCCCGGCGACTGGGGCGGGGTGATCATCATCGGCAACGCGCGCTCCTCCCGCGACGGCGATGTGGAGGTGGAAGGGAGCGGCACCGACGGGACAACGGTCGCCTCGGGGAAGAACTATCGCGTTCTCTACAGCGGCGGCACGAGCGATACCGACTCGAGCGGTGAGCTCAAGTACGTGCGCGTCGAGTTCGCGGGCTTTGCGCCGTCGGTTAACAACGAGCTCAACTCGTTCACCTTCGCCGCCGTCGGCAGCGGGACCAGGCTCTCGTACCTCGAATCGCTCTCCGGCCTCGATGACTCCTTCGAGTTCTTTGGCGGTACCGTCGATGGTTCGTACCTCGTCTCCTACGAATCGGGCGACGATCACTTCGACATGTCGGAGGGATACCGCGGCCGCCTGCAGTACCTCGTTGCCTACCAGAGCACCGTCCTCACGCCGCGCACCGGCGCCGGTTCGGTCTCGACCGATCCGCAGGGGATCGAGAACGACGGCTGCAACGGCACGGGATGCACCAACGGCTTCGACCAGGCCCCCTTCACCACGCCCGTGGTGGCCAACTACTCGCTCGTCGGCACGGGCGACGCCTCCACCTCGGGGGCGAGCGGCGGCGTCGGCGTCATGCTGCGTCGCGGAACCGGCGGCTACTATGTGAACGGGGTGCTGGCCCGCTGGCCGCGCAGCGCGATCGCCGTGCGAGACGCCGAGACGTACAAGCGCGCCGGCAACGCGCCGATTCCCGACATCGCCACCAGCGACCTGGCAGTGCGCAACATCCTCATCGCCTCGTCAGGCACCACGTTCGAGACGGGATCGGCACGATACGCCTTCGACATCGCCGGCAACGCCATCACGGTGAACCCCACGCTCGCCATCACCGACCTCTTCACCGCGATCCCCGACGTCGCCTCGCCCAACACCACGGCCGCCAGCTTCGACTGGACGCCTAAGGCGGGGAGCGCTGCCGCGGCCGGTGGTCTCGCCGCCTTCACCGGCAAACTGGCCACGGCCGCCGGGGCGGCCGTCACGGGCACACCCTACCTCGGCGCTGCCGCACCGGGAGGGAGCAAGTGGTGGCAGGGGTGGACATACTACGCGCGCCAGTAG
- the pstS gene encoding phosphate ABC transporter substrate-binding protein PstS, with protein MHARALTALAIATIAACGGGDPRSGDTAAASAAASSSVDLNGAGATFPYPIYSKWFSDYATATGVKINYQSIGSGGGIKQLSEQTVDFGATDGPMSDAELANAKGGMVLHFPTVLGADVVTYNLPEVTTPLRLTGALVADIFLGKITRWNDPRIAAENAGAALPAKDILVVHRSDGSGTTYIFTDYLTTVSKAWGAGPGKGKSVQWPVGLGGKGNEGVAGAVKQTPGAIGYVELAYANQNKLPSALIQNAAGTFVPPTIASITAAAEGAVAGLASDSDYRVSIVNAPGAGAYPIASFTWLLVYEQQGDAAKREKLVDFMKWMYDSGQQSASALDYAPLPKALATQLTARLDRVKAGAPR; from the coding sequence GTGCACGCACGCGCCCTGACCGCGCTCGCCATTGCAACAATCGCCGCCTGCGGTGGCGGTGACCCGAGATCCGGTGACACGGCGGCCGCCAGCGCCGCCGCCTCGTCATCCGTCGACCTCAACGGCGCCGGCGCCACCTTCCCGTATCCGATCTACTCCAAGTGGTTCTCGGACTACGCAACCGCAACGGGCGTCAAGATCAACTACCAGTCGATTGGCTCCGGCGGCGGCATCAAGCAGCTCTCCGAGCAGACGGTCGACTTCGGCGCCACCGACGGCCCCATGTCGGATGCAGAGCTGGCCAACGCAAAGGGGGGCATGGTCCTGCACTTCCCCACCGTCCTCGGCGCCGACGTGGTGACCTACAACCTCCCCGAGGTCACGACCCCATTGCGCCTGACGGGCGCCCTCGTGGCCGACATCTTCCTCGGCAAGATCACGCGGTGGAACGACCCGCGCATCGCCGCCGAGAATGCCGGCGCCGCGCTCCCCGCCAAGGACATCCTCGTCGTGCATCGCTCCGATGGCAGCGGGACCACCTACATCTTCACCGACTACCTCACCACGGTGAGCAAGGCGTGGGGCGCGGGCCCCGGGAAGGGGAAGTCGGTGCAGTGGCCGGTTGGGCTGGGCGGCAAGGGGAACGAGGGGGTCGCCGGCGCCGTGAAGCAGACACCGGGCGCCATTGGCTACGTCGAGTTGGCCTACGCCAACCAGAACAAGCTCCCCAGCGCGCTGATCCAGAACGCCGCCGGGACATTCGTACCTCCAACGATCGCCAGCATCACCGCCGCCGCCGAGGGCGCGGTCGCCGGCCTCGCCTCCGACTCCGACTATCGTGTCTCCATCGTGAACGCGCCGGGTGCCGGGGCGTATCCGATTGCCTCGTTCACCTGGCTCCTCGTGTACGAGCAGCAGGGCGACGCGGCCAAGCGCGAGAAGCTCGTCGACTTCATGAAGTGGATGTACGACTCGGGGCAGCAGAGCGCCTCGGCGCTCGACTATGCCCCGCTCCCCAAGGCGCTCGCGACGCAGCTCACGGCGCGCCTCGACCGCGTGAAGGCGGGCGCGCCCCGGTGA
- the pstC gene encoding phosphate ABC transporter permease subunit PstC → MGSTPGDRIYRLVTTAFAWAVPLLLGLIALEVVVAAWPAFRTFGLDFLTSSQWDEVRGNFGAAPMIYGTVVSSVLALALATPLALGVAVFLSEFAPTWLRQPVAFLVDLLAAIPSVVYGLWGIFVLLPVLREQVMPFLADTLGLRHTPFFSGAAYGPSMLAAAVILGIMVLPYISAVSREVLMAVPRSQREAALALGATKWEMIRDAVVPYARSGIVGGIILGLGRALGETMAVTMLIGNRHEISSSLFAPGYTLASVIANEFAEATSALHTSTLMACGAVLLAVTLVVNVVARWLVWRVSREGR, encoded by the coding sequence GTGGGCTCGACACCCGGCGACCGGATCTATCGCCTGGTGACGACGGCGTTCGCGTGGGCCGTCCCGCTACTGCTGGGACTCATCGCGCTCGAGGTCGTCGTGGCCGCGTGGCCGGCGTTTCGCACCTTTGGCCTCGACTTCCTCACGTCGAGCCAGTGGGACGAGGTGCGGGGCAACTTCGGCGCCGCCCCGATGATCTACGGCACCGTCGTCTCCTCGGTGCTCGCCCTCGCGCTGGCCACCCCGCTGGCGTTAGGCGTGGCGGTCTTCCTGAGCGAGTTCGCGCCGACGTGGCTGCGCCAGCCGGTCGCCTTCCTCGTCGATCTCCTGGCCGCCATTCCATCGGTTGTCTACGGGTTGTGGGGGATCTTCGTCCTCCTCCCCGTGCTGCGCGAGCAGGTCATGCCCTTCCTCGCCGACACGCTCGGGCTCCGGCACACCCCGTTCTTCAGCGGAGCGGCGTACGGTCCGTCGATGCTGGCCGCCGCGGTGATCCTGGGGATCATGGTCCTCCCCTACATCTCGGCGGTGTCGCGCGAGGTCCTGATGGCCGTGCCGCGCTCGCAGCGCGAGGCCGCGCTCGCCCTCGGCGCCACCAAGTGGGAGATGATCCGGGATGCCGTGGTCCCCTACGCGCGCTCGGGGATCGTTGGCGGGATCATCCTCGGGCTGGGGCGCGCGTTAGGCGAGACGATGGCGGTCACGATGCTCATCGGCAACCGGCACGAGATCTCCTCGTCGCTCTTCGCGCCCGGCTACACGCTGGCCTCGGTCATCGCCAACGAGTTCGCCGAGGCAACGAGTGCGCTGCACACGTCCACACTGATGGCGTGCGGCGCCGTGCTGCTGGCGGTGACGCTGGTGGTGAACGTGGTGGCACGCTGGCTGGTATGGCGCGTGTCGCGGGAGGGGCGATGA
- the pstA gene encoding phosphate ABC transporter permease PstA, producing the protein MQRTARSLGLRRATNAVMLGVMNVAALVAVLPLVFILWHLAREGASSLSADFFTRMPKPVGEAGGGMANAIAGTLVLLGIASLIGLPVGVGAGLYLAEQRTTRLAVAVRFLADVLNGLPSIVMGIFAWQFLVRPVGHFSAAAGGIALGAMMIPLVTRTTEEMIRLVPVSLREAALALGYTRWRTSLAIVLRTALPGIVTGALVAVARIAGETAPLLFTAFGNQFWSLALDQPVSALPLQIFAYAISPYDEWHRLAWAGALVLIALVLVISLLSRLVTRSRFGGSGD; encoded by the coding sequence ATGCAGCGCACCGCCCGCTCGCTGGGGCTGCGGCGCGCCACGAACGCCGTCATGCTCGGCGTGATGAACGTTGCGGCCCTCGTCGCCGTCCTCCCGCTCGTCTTCATCCTCTGGCACCTGGCGCGCGAGGGGGCCTCGTCGCTCTCGGCCGACTTCTTCACCAGGATGCCCAAGCCGGTGGGGGAAGCCGGGGGCGGGATGGCCAACGCCATCGCCGGGACGCTCGTCCTGCTGGGCATTGCGTCGCTCATCGGCCTCCCGGTCGGGGTCGGCGCGGGATTGTACCTGGCGGAGCAGCGCACCACCCGCCTTGCCGTCGCCGTGCGCTTCCTGGCCGACGTCCTCAACGGGCTCCCGTCGATCGTGATGGGGATCTTTGCCTGGCAGTTCCTCGTGCGGCCGGTGGGGCACTTCTCGGCCGCCGCGGGGGGGATCGCGTTAGGCGCGATGATGATCCCGCTCGTCACGCGCACCACCGAGGAGATGATCCGCCTCGTTCCCGTGTCGCTGCGCGAGGCGGCGCTGGCGTTGGGTTACACCCGGTGGCGGACATCGTTGGCCATCGTGCTCCGCACCGCCCTTCCCGGGATCGTGACCGGCGCGCTCGTTGCGGTCGCGCGCATTGCGGGTGAGACGGCGCCACTCCTCTTCACCGCCTTCGGCAACCAGTTCTGGTCACTCGCGCTCGACCAGCCGGTTTCGGCGCTCCCGCTCCAGATCTTCGCGTACGCCATCAGCCCGTACGACGAGTGGCACCGCCTGGCCTGGGCCGGCGCACTCGTCCTCATCGCGCTCGTGCTCGTCATATCGCTTCTCTCGCGCCTCGTCACCCGTTCACGATTCGGAGGGAGTGGTGACTGA